In Tsuneonella amylolytica, one genomic interval encodes:
- a CDS encoding mechanosensitive ion channel domain-containing protein produces MASLLRPLVWFALLLAAAPAAAILPTADPSPEPTATASPTPIATDTEQGADDRIARRLSGIFAALPAFEKVRVTVREGVVTLAGPVPVEDDIARAEAIAGRIAGVVTVENDLERDVSIDGAAAVGGIAAKVAGFAKMLPLIGLALAIWLGIALLGYLIAGLGRIWHRLAPNSFLAELIASAIRFVFVVGGLAIALDIVGATALLGAVLGGAGLVGVALGFAMRDTIENYVASLMLSLRQPFRANDHVVIDDSEGRVIRLTSRATVLMTLDGNHLRIPNSNVFKATILNYTRNPKRRFDFMLGIDADDDPDAARKLGRETLASLDFVLAEPPPEARTEEVGDSNIVLKFLGWIDQGEADWYKASSRAIAAVKSALEHGGFALPEPIHRLRFDERTPLPFEQVSSTREPDRDASDAISPPPAARRAPKAPATDVAHAEDVRPNAEIAEMVDDERRKSGEGQENDLLDSSKPVE; encoded by the coding sequence ATTGCATCGCTGCTGCGACCCCTTGTCTGGTTCGCCCTGCTGCTGGCGGCCGCCCCCGCGGCGGCGATCCTCCCTACGGCCGATCCATCCCCCGAACCCACGGCGACCGCCTCGCCCACCCCCATCGCCACCGATACCGAACAGGGCGCCGACGACCGCATAGCGCGCCGGCTGAGCGGTATCTTCGCCGCCCTGCCCGCATTCGAAAAAGTGCGAGTGACCGTGCGCGAAGGCGTGGTAACGCTGGCCGGCCCAGTGCCTGTGGAAGACGACATCGCCCGGGCGGAAGCGATCGCCGGGCGCATCGCCGGTGTGGTCACGGTCGAAAACGATCTCGAACGCGATGTCTCGATAGACGGCGCCGCGGCGGTCGGCGGGATCGCGGCCAAAGTGGCGGGGTTTGCCAAGATGCTGCCGCTGATCGGCCTCGCGCTGGCGATCTGGCTGGGCATCGCGCTGCTGGGCTATCTGATCGCCGGGCTCGGGCGCATCTGGCACCGGCTCGCGCCCAACTCCTTCCTCGCCGAACTCATCGCCAGCGCGATCCGCTTCGTGTTCGTGGTCGGCGGGCTGGCGATCGCGCTCGATATCGTGGGCGCGACCGCGCTGCTCGGGGCGGTACTCGGCGGGGCGGGGCTCGTCGGCGTCGCGCTCGGCTTTGCGATGCGCGACACGATCGAGAACTACGTCGCCTCGCTGATGCTCTCGCTACGCCAGCCGTTCCGCGCCAACGATCACGTGGTGATCGACGACAGCGAAGGGCGGGTGATTCGCCTCACCAGCCGCGCGACCGTGCTGATGACGCTGGACGGCAACCACCTGCGCATCCCGAACAGCAACGTCTTCAAGGCGACGATCCTCAACTATACCCGCAATCCCAAGCGCCGCTTCGACTTCATGCTGGGTATCGACGCCGACGACGATCCCGACGCCGCGCGCAAGCTCGGCCGCGAGACGCTGGCGAGTCTCGATTTCGTGCTCGCCGAACCCCCGCCCGAAGCGCGTACCGAGGAGGTGGGCGATTCGAACATCGTGCTGAAGTTCCTGGGCTGGATCGATCAGGGCGAAGCCGACTGGTACAAGGCCAGCAGCCGGGCGATCGCCGCGGTCAAGTCGGCATTGGAGCACGGCGGTTTCGCCCTGCCCGAACCGATCCACCGCCTGCGCTTCGACGAGCGGACCCCGCTGCCATTCGAGCAGGTATCCTCAACACGCGAACCGGATCGTGACGCGTCCGACGCGATATCGCCGCCCCCGGCGGCGCGGCGCGCACCGAAGGCTCCCGCCACCGATGTCGCCCATGCCGAGGACGTCCGCCCCAACGCCGAAATTGCCGAGATGGTCGACGACGAGCGCCGCAAGTCGGGGGAAGGCCAGGAAAACGACCTGCTCGATTCGAGCAAGCCGGTGGAGTGA
- the rpoN gene encoding RNA polymerase factor sigma-54 — MVLGPRLDLRQSQSLVMTPQLQQAIKLLALSNLELETFIGEALEANPLLEVGEVRREEGADAPEPLPQETASDAAGVGEAALDIDQTALDRDRDTGDWSAAAGSPGGEDAPAIDERGEAGGPTLAQHLHAQVGAAAGDAREAFVARALIDQLDEAGYLAATLPEMAATLGVPLSEIERALAVVQSLDPTGVGARNLAECLALQAKEADRYDPCMARLIDNLELVAKGDVARLKRMCEVDDEDFADMLAELRGYDPRPGLRFGGGGEAAVVPDILLSEAKGGWDIALNEATLPRLIVNRAYYLELRTGAGDDKTAHGWLKDQLAEANWLLKALDQRAKTILKVAAEIVKRQESFFRRGVSELRPLTLRAVADEIEMHESTVSRVTSNKYLACPRGTFELKYFFTSGVGRTGDGADGEGASAEAVKAAIRQLIEAEDAKAILSDDTLVDLLKDKGFDLARRTVAKYRESMGIGSSVQRRRARKLAAL; from the coding sequence ATGGTGCTCGGACCACGCCTCGACCTGCGGCAGTCCCAATCGCTGGTGATGACGCCGCAGCTCCAGCAGGCCATCAAGCTGCTGGCGCTGTCCAACCTCGAACTAGAGACCTTCATCGGCGAGGCGCTGGAGGCCAACCCCCTGCTCGAGGTAGGCGAAGTGCGGCGCGAGGAGGGCGCTGACGCGCCCGAGCCCCTGCCGCAGGAAACCGCATCCGATGCGGCCGGCGTCGGCGAGGCCGCGCTCGACATCGACCAGACCGCGCTCGACCGCGACCGCGACACCGGCGACTGGAGCGCCGCCGCGGGTTCGCCCGGCGGCGAGGACGCGCCCGCGATCGACGAACGGGGCGAGGCCGGCGGCCCGACCCTCGCGCAGCATCTCCACGCGCAGGTCGGCGCGGCGGCGGGCGATGCGCGCGAGGCCTTCGTCGCCCGCGCCCTCATCGACCAGCTCGACGAGGCGGGCTACCTTGCCGCCACGCTGCCCGAAATGGCCGCGACGCTGGGCGTTCCGCTTTCCGAAATCGAGCGCGCGCTTGCCGTCGTGCAGTCGCTCGATCCGACCGGTGTCGGCGCGCGCAATCTCGCCGAATGCCTGGCGCTGCAGGCGAAGGAGGCGGACCGCTACGATCCGTGCATGGCGCGCCTCATCGATAACCTGGAACTGGTGGCGAAGGGCGACGTCGCGCGGCTGAAGCGAATGTGCGAGGTCGACGACGAGGACTTCGCCGACATGCTTGCCGAACTGCGGGGCTACGATCCGCGGCCGGGCCTGCGCTTCGGCGGCGGCGGCGAGGCGGCGGTGGTCCCCGACATCCTCCTGTCCGAAGCAAAGGGCGGGTGGGACATCGCCCTCAACGAAGCGACGCTTCCCCGCCTCATCGTCAACCGCGCCTACTATCTCGAACTGCGCACCGGCGCGGGCGACGACAAGACGGCGCACGGCTGGTTGAAGGATCAGCTGGCGGAAGCGAACTGGCTTCTGAAGGCGCTCGACCAGCGCGCGAAGACCATCCTCAAGGTTGCCGCCGAGATCGTGAAACGGCAGGAGAGTTTCTTTCGTCGGGGCGTCAGCGAACTGAGGCCGCTGACCCTTCGCGCCGTGGCCGACGAGATCGAGATGCACGAAAGCACGGTCAGCCGGGTGACGAGTAACAAGTATCTCGCCTGCCCGCGCGGCACGTTCGAACTCAAGTACTTCTTCACCAGCGGCGTCGGCCGGACCGGCGACGGCGCCGATGGCGAAGGGGCGAGTGCCGAGGCAGTGAAGGCCGCGATCCGCCAGCTGATCGAGGCGGAGGATGCCAAGGCGATCCTGTCCGACGACACGCTGGTCGACCTCTTGAAGGACAAGGGTTTCGATCTCGCCCGGCGGACCGTGGCCAAGTACCGCGAGTCGATGGGTATCGGCAGCAGCGTGCAGCGGCGGCGCGCTCGCAAGCTGGCCGCCCTCTGA
- the ppa gene encoding inorganic diphosphatase, with translation MQIEKIPVGDNPPESLNVIIEVPTGGEPVKYEFDKDSGALFVDRILHTPMRYPANYGFVPHTLSPDGDPLDALVIARSPFIPGCVVRARPIGVLNLEDEHGGDEKIICVPIDTTFPYYSDVAETKDLPSIIFQQIEHFFTHYKDLEAEKWVRVGAWGDAAEARRIVVESIERAKDAKAGAA, from the coding sequence ATGCAGATCGAAAAGATTCCCGTGGGCGACAACCCGCCCGAGAGCCTGAACGTCATCATCGAGGTACCGACCGGCGGCGAGCCCGTGAAGTACGAGTTCGACAAGGACAGCGGCGCGCTCTTCGTCGACCGCATCCTCCACACGCCCATGCGCTACCCGGCGAACTACGGCTTCGTGCCGCACACCCTGTCGCCCGACGGCGACCCGCTCGACGCGCTGGTCATCGCCCGCTCGCCGTTCATTCCCGGCTGCGTCGTGCGCGCGCGCCCCATCGGCGTGCTGAACCTGGAAGACGAACACGGCGGCGACGAGAAGATCATCTGCGTGCCCATCGACACGACTTTCCCCTACTATTCCGACGTTGCCGAAACGAAGGACCTGCCCTCCATCATCTTCCAGCAGATCGAGCACTTCTTTACCCACTACAAGGATCTCGAAGCCGAGAAGTGGGTGCGCGTCGGTGCATGGGGCGACGCTGCGGAAGCCCGCCGCATCGTGGTCGAATCGATCGAGCGAGCGAAGGACGCGAAGGCCGGGGCGGCCTGA
- a CDS encoding M61 family metallopeptidase — translation MKLRFAVAPLALLAISAPAFAQDRSAPVAVQLENRTPLPADTPWPGGTIDLKIDATDTRRAVYRVTQTIPLAPGTTDLTLLYPQWLPGNHAARGPIAQVSDIRFLVNGKPVLWKRDPLDVYAFRVDLPQGAREVVAQFIHTSPLASAEGRITMTQEMLNLQWEKMSLYPAGHYVRRIAVKPTVTVPKGWEVYTALDGMKRTGGASGGDTVTWARTDYETLVDSPIFAGKYAQSWDIGRDVKLDAVADKPSQLALAPQNLQHFKDLVTEADALFGARHFDHYDVLLAMTDRMGGIGLEHHRSSENQYEPDALVKWDEMDWDHNVVAHELVHSWNGKFRRPADLWTPDYRTPMQGSLLWVYEGQTQFWGWVLAARSGLQGKDTVLGQFANAAARYSEGQPGRAWRDVGDTTNDPIVNARRPHPYPSLQRSEDYYVEGALTWLEADQIIRKGTNGAKGLDDFAKVFFGMPAGSRPGDYGQLTYTFDDVVAALNGVYAYDWAAFLTDRLLTPGRPPATRGIEAAGYRMVWRDTPNPYDKGRMDYSKGLDLTYSLGMTLDKDGDVGSALWDGPAFDAGIVEGAQIVAVNGEAYSADTMKTAIGAAAGTKTPIQLLVKRGSTYTTIPIAYHGGLRWPWLAPAGTGEQGLDRLLAARAGG, via the coding sequence ATGAAGCTTCGTTTCGCGGTCGCGCCGCTCGCCCTCCTCGCCATCTCCGCTCCCGCCTTTGCGCAGGACCGGTCCGCGCCGGTCGCGGTGCAGCTGGAAAACCGCACCCCGCTGCCCGCCGACACACCGTGGCCGGGCGGCACGATCGACCTCAAGATCGACGCGACCGATACCCGCCGCGCGGTCTATCGCGTGACGCAGACGATCCCGCTCGCCCCCGGCACGACCGATCTCACGCTGCTCTATCCCCAGTGGCTGCCCGGCAACCATGCCGCGCGCGGCCCCATCGCGCAGGTGAGCGACATCCGCTTCCTGGTGAACGGCAAGCCCGTGCTGTGGAAGCGCGATCCGCTCGACGTCTACGCATTCCGCGTCGACCTGCCGCAGGGCGCACGCGAGGTGGTCGCCCAGTTCATCCACACCTCGCCGCTCGCCTCGGCCGAGGGGCGGATCACGATGACGCAGGAAATGCTCAACCTCCAGTGGGAGAAGATGAGCCTCTATCCGGCGGGGCATTACGTGCGCCGGATCGCGGTCAAGCCGACCGTGACCGTGCCAAAGGGGTGGGAAGTCTACACCGCGCTTGACGGCATGAAGCGCACCGGCGGCGCGAGCGGCGGCGACACCGTCACTTGGGCGCGCACCGACTACGAGACGCTGGTCGATTCGCCGATCTTCGCGGGCAAGTACGCCCAGAGCTGGGACATCGGCCGCGACGTCAAGCTGGACGCGGTGGCCGACAAGCCGAGCCAGCTCGCGCTCGCGCCGCAGAACCTGCAGCACTTCAAGGATCTCGTGACCGAGGCCGACGCGCTGTTCGGCGCGCGGCATTTCGACCACTACGACGTCCTGCTGGCCATGACCGACCGGATGGGCGGGATCGGCCTCGAACACCATCGCTCCTCCGAAAACCAGTACGAGCCGGATGCGCTGGTCAAGTGGGACGAGATGGACTGGGACCACAACGTGGTCGCGCACGAACTGGTACACAGCTGGAACGGCAAGTTCCGCCGCCCGGCCGACTTGTGGACCCCCGACTACCGCACCCCGATGCAGGGTAGCCTGTTGTGGGTGTACGAAGGGCAGACGCAGTTCTGGGGCTGGGTGCTGGCGGCGCGATCGGGCCTGCAGGGCAAGGATACCGTGCTCGGCCAGTTCGCGAACGCGGCCGCGCGCTATTCCGAAGGGCAGCCGGGCCGCGCTTGGCGCGACGTGGGCGACACCACCAACGATCCCATCGTCAACGCGCGCCGGCCGCACCCCTACCCCTCGCTCCAGCGCAGCGAGGACTATTACGTCGAAGGCGCGCTGACCTGGCTCGAAGCGGACCAGATCATCCGCAAGGGCACGAACGGCGCGAAGGGCCTCGACGATTTCGCTAAGGTGTTCTTCGGCATGCCGGCCGGATCGAGGCCCGGCGATTACGGCCAGCTGACCTACACCTTCGACGATGTCGTCGCGGCGCTGAACGGTGTCTATGCCTACGACTGGGCGGCTTTCCTGACCGACCGTCTGCTCACGCCGGGGCGGCCGCCCGCCACCCGCGGGATCGAGGCGGCCGGCTACCGGATGGTCTGGCGCGATACGCCCAATCCTTACGACAAGGGACGGATGGACTATTCCAAGGGCCTCGACCTCACCTATTCGCTCGGCATGACGCTCGACAAGGACGGCGACGTCGGCTCGGCGCTGTGGGATGGGCCGGCGTTCGATGCCGGTATCGTCGAAGGCGCGCAGATCGTGGCGGTGAACGGCGAGGCCTACTCGGCCGATACGATGAAGACCGCCATCGGGGCGGCTGCCGGCACGAAGACTCCGATCCAGCTTCTGGTGAAGCGTGGGAGCACCTACACCACGATCCCCATCGCCTATCACGGCGGCCTGAGATGGCCGTGGCTGGCGCCGGCGGGTACGGGCGAACAGGGGCTCGACCGTCTGTTGGCGGCCAGGGCCGGCGGCTGA
- a CDS encoding DUF1345 domain-containing protein: MAGIGNRVAPARFLVFLAVMVASYAALKLTMPSDDWRDGIALAFDAAAAVFLVSLWPLLRECSADEMRRHARDNDANRALVLGLTTLLTVVVMAAITGEMKGAQGGDAWSIVKLVGTLLLIWLFANSVYTLHYAHAFYSKDPDKGGDRGGIAFPGSDRTPGYWDFAYFAFTLGMTFQTSDVETTTTYVRTVALFHCFAAFVFNIGVIAFTINVLGGGS, encoded by the coding sequence TTGGCGGGCATCGGCAACCGCGTCGCGCCCGCGCGTTTCCTCGTCTTCCTCGCGGTTATGGTCGCGAGCTACGCCGCACTAAAGCTGACGATGCCGTCGGACGACTGGCGCGACGGGATCGCGCTGGCGTTCGATGCGGCCGCGGCGGTGTTCCTCGTTTCGCTGTGGCCGTTGCTTCGCGAATGCAGCGCGGACGAAATGCGCCGCCACGCCCGCGACAACGATGCCAACCGCGCGCTCGTGCTCGGCCTGACCACGCTCCTTACCGTGGTCGTCATGGCAGCCATCACCGGCGAGATGAAGGGCGCCCAAGGCGGGGACGCCTGGTCGATCGTCAAGCTCGTGGGCACGCTGCTGCTCATCTGGCTGTTCGCCAACAGCGTCTACACCCTGCATTACGCCCACGCGTTCTATTCGAAGGATCCCGACAAGGGCGGCGATCGCGGGGGCATCGCGTTTCCGGGGTCCGACAGGACGCCGGGTTACTGGGACTTCGCTTACTTCGCGTTTACGCTCGGCATGACGTTCCAGACTTCGGACGTGGAGACGACCACGACCTATGTCCGCACGGTCGCGCTGTTCCACTGCTTCGCCGCCTTCGTATTCAACATCGGCGTGATCGCCTTCACCATCAACGTGCTGGGCGGCGGAAGCTGA
- a CDS encoding TldD/PmbA family protein: MTPDILLDAAQALVAAARRAGATAADAVGRADRSQSVSVRLGALEDVDRSESVDLGLRVFVGRRSASVSSADVSAGAVRELAERAVAMARHAPEDPYAGLAPEEKFARGPFPDLDIADDTDLSPQTLRERASAVEDAALAVAGVANSEGGSAGASRSVAALATSTGFAHAFEGTGHSLSASVIAGEGAGMQRDHAARSTRHLADLPDPHEIGRLAGTRAVARLDPGGLAGGPMPVVFDPRVSASLVGHLLGAMAAPAIARRASFLLGREDESLFPDDLSLVEDPLRPRGMRSRAVDGEGVACRPRALVENGRLIGWLTNVASAAQLGLPLTGHAARGTGGAPGVSPSNVDLVGGSGSVDDLIADIRDGVLVDYLIGQGVNGVTGDYSRGAAGRRIVNGRIEGPVAGFTIAGNLLDMWQGIRAAGDLETWRAVNAPTLRVDGMTVAGS; encoded by the coding sequence ATGACACCCGATATCCTGCTCGATGCCGCACAGGCTCTCGTTGCCGCTGCCCGCAGGGCGGGGGCGACTGCCGCCGATGCGGTGGGCCGCGCCGACCGTTCGCAGTCGGTCAGCGTACGCCTGGGCGCGCTGGAGGACGTGGACCGGTCCGAGAGCGTGGACCTGGGCCTGCGGGTATTCGTCGGACGCCGCTCGGCCAGCGTGTCCAGCGCGGACGTTTCCGCCGGGGCGGTACGCGAACTGGCGGAACGCGCCGTCGCGATGGCGCGGCATGCGCCCGAGGACCCGTATGCCGGCCTCGCGCCCGAAGAAAAGTTCGCCCGCGGGCCGTTCCCCGATCTCGATATCGCCGACGATACCGATCTTTCGCCCCAGACACTGCGCGAGCGCGCCAGCGCGGTAGAGGATGCGGCGCTCGCAGTTGCCGGCGTCGCGAACAGCGAAGGCGGTTCTGCCGGCGCGAGTCGGTCCGTCGCGGCGCTCGCGACCTCGACGGGCTTCGCGCATGCCTTCGAAGGGACCGGCCATTCGCTGAGCGCGAGCGTGATCGCGGGCGAGGGGGCAGGGATGCAGCGCGACCATGCTGCGCGCAGCACGCGGCACCTCGCCGACCTTCCCGATCCCCACGAGATCGGCCGCCTCGCCGGAACCCGTGCGGTCGCGCGCCTCGACCCGGGCGGCCTCGCGGGCGGGCCCATGCCGGTCGTGTTCGATCCGCGCGTTTCGGCCTCGCTCGTGGGCCATTTGCTCGGCGCAATGGCAGCCCCAGCGATCGCTCGGCGGGCGAGTTTCCTTCTCGGACGCGAAGACGAATCGCTTTTCCCGGACGATCTGTCGCTGGTGGAAGACCCCCTGCGCCCGCGCGGGATGCGTTCGCGTGCCGTCGACGGCGAGGGTGTGGCGTGCCGACCCCGCGCGCTCGTCGAGAACGGGCGGCTCATCGGCTGGCTCACCAACGTGGCATCCGCCGCGCAGCTCGGCTTGCCGCTCACCGGCCATGCCGCGCGCGGGACCGGCGGTGCGCCCGGCGTGTCGCCGAGCAACGTCGATCTGGTGGGCGGAAGCGGCAGCGTGGACGACCTCATCGCCGACATTCGCGACGGCGTGCTCGTCGATTACCTGATTGGGCAGGGCGTGAACGGCGTGACCGGCGACTACAGCCGCGGCGCGGCGGGGCGGCGTATCGTGAACGGCCGGATCGAGGGTCCGGTCGCAGGCTTCACCATCGCGGGCAATTTGTTAGACATGTGGCAGGGCATCCGGGCAGCCGGGGATCTCGAAACCTGGCGCGCAGTCAATGCGCCGACCTTGCGTGTGGACGGCATGACCGTGGCGGGATCGTAA
- the lptB gene encoding LPS export ABC transporter ATP-binding protein, producing MTTDTPPAPERADATAPLPNGGLEVISIAKSYDKRSVLSDISLTVGKGEVLGLLGPNGAGKTTCFYSIMGLVRPDSGRILMDGEDVTKLPMYRRAILGLGYLPQETSIFRGMTVEQNINCVLELVEPDKATRAAELDRLLDEFGLTRLRESPAMALSGGERRRCEIARALAAKPSIMLLDEPFAGIDPLSISDIRDLVKDLKTRGIGVLITDHNVRETLEIVDRACIIYGGQVLFAGTPEALVADENVRRLYLGENFTL from the coding sequence ATGACGACCGACACCCCGCCCGCTCCCGAACGCGCGGACGCCACCGCCCCGCTCCCCAACGGAGGGCTGGAGGTCATCTCCATCGCCAAGAGCTACGACAAGCGCTCGGTCCTGTCCGACATCTCGCTGACGGTGGGCAAGGGCGAGGTGCTCGGCCTGCTCGGCCCGAACGGCGCGGGCAAGACGACGTGCTTCTATTCGATCATGGGCCTCGTCCGCCCCGATTCGGGCCGCATCCTGATGGATGGCGAGGACGTGACGAAGCTACCGATGTATCGCCGCGCGATCCTCGGCCTCGGGTATCTGCCGCAGGAAACCAGCATCTTTCGCGGCATGACGGTCGAACAGAACATCAACTGCGTGCTGGAACTCGTCGAGCCCGACAAGGCGACCCGCGCGGCCGAGCTCGACCGGCTGCTCGACGAATTCGGCCTCACGCGCCTGCGCGAAAGCCCGGCGATGGCGCTGTCGGGGGGCGAGCGGCGCCGCTGCGAGATCGCGCGGGCGCTGGCGGCCAAGCCCAGCATCATGCTGCTCGACGAACCGTTCGCGGGCATCGACCCCCTGTCGATCAGCGACATCCGCGATCTGGTGAAAGACCTCAAGACCCGTGGGATCGGTGTGCTCATCACCGACCACAACGTGCGCGAAACGCTCGAGATCGTCGACCGCGCCTGCATCATCTACGGCGGCCAGGTCCTGTTCGCCGGCACGCCCGAGGCGCTCGTCGCCGACGAGAACGTGCGGCGCCTCTACCTCGGCGAGAATTTCACGCTGTGA
- a CDS encoding sulfite exporter TauE/SafE family protein, translated as MIEFGDFNLWALLPFIGIGFAAQLVDGALGMAFGVIMNTLLVGFLGLPPAVASQRVHVVECFTTAMSGLSHLYHRNIDVKLFFRLLIPGVIGGVSGAYLLSNLDAALVKPFVLLYLTGIGLYLLARGLLYPPTQREAKYVAPLGLVGGFLDAAGGGGWGPVVTSNLLIQGADPRKVVGTVNSVEFFLTLTISATFIWHLGIADLAGATLGLLIGGVLAAPFGALAAKRVPAKWMLILVGIVLTLTSAYGVWTAWMK; from the coding sequence ATGATCGAATTCGGCGATTTCAACCTGTGGGCGCTGCTGCCGTTCATCGGCATCGGCTTCGCGGCGCAACTGGTCGACGGCGCGCTGGGCATGGCATTCGGCGTCATAATGAACACGCTTCTGGTCGGCTTCCTCGGCCTCCCGCCCGCGGTCGCATCGCAGCGCGTGCACGTGGTCGAATGCTTCACCACCGCGATGAGCGGGCTGTCGCACCTCTACCATCGCAACATTGACGTGAAGCTGTTCTTCCGGCTGTTGATACCCGGCGTGATCGGCGGCGTCAGCGGCGCGTACCTGCTGTCGAATCTCGACGCCGCGCTCGTGAAGCCGTTCGTCCTGCTCTACCTCACGGGTATCGGGCTTTACCTTCTGGCACGCGGCCTTCTCTATCCGCCCACCCAGCGCGAGGCGAAATACGTCGCGCCGCTCGGTCTCGTCGGCGGCTTCCTCGACGCGGCGGGCGGCGGCGGGTGGGGGCCGGTGGTCACCTCGAACCTGCTGATCCAGGGCGCCGACCCGCGCAAGGTCGTCGGCACGGTGAACTCGGTCGAGTTTTTCCTCACCCTCACCATCTCGGCCACGTTCATCTGGCACCTCGGCATCGCGGATCTGGCAGGGGCGACGCTGGGCCTGCTCATCGGCGGCGTGCTGGCCGCTCCGTTCGGCGCGCTGGCGGCCAAACGGGTTCCGGCCAAGTGGATGCTGATCCTGGTCGGCATCGTCCTCACCCTCACCAGTGCATACGGGGTCTGGACCGCCTGGATGAAGTGA
- the ctrA gene encoding response regulator transcription factor CtrA, producing the protein MRVLLIEDEPTTAKAIELMLTTEGFNVYQTDLGEEGLDLGKLYDYDIILLDLNLPDMHGYDVLKKLRVAKVQTPVLILSGIAEMDSKIRSFGFGADDYVTKPFHREELVARIHAVVRRSKGHSQSVIRTGKLAVNLDAKTVEVDGARVHLTGKEYAMLELLSLRKGTTLTKEMFLNHLYGGMDEPELKIIDVFICKLRKKLSHACGGENYIETVWGRGYVLRDPHEEAEAA; encoded by the coding sequence ATGCGCGTGTTGCTGATCGAGGACGAGCCGACGACGGCCAAGGCGATCGAGCTTATGCTCACCACCGAGGGATTCAACGTCTACCAGACCGACCTCGGCGAGGAGGGCTTGGATCTGGGCAAGCTCTACGACTACGACATCATCCTGCTTGACCTGAACCTGCCCGACATGCACGGGTACGACGTTCTGAAAAAGCTGCGCGTCGCCAAGGTGCAGACGCCGGTGCTGATCCTGTCGGGCATCGCCGAGATGGACAGCAAGATCCGCAGCTTCGGCTTCGGCGCCGACGACTACGTCACCAAGCCCTTCCACCGGGAGGAACTGGTGGCGCGCATCCACGCCGTCGTCCGCCGGTCGAAGGGTCACAGCCAGTCGGTCATCCGCACCGGCAAGCTCGCCGTGAACCTCGACGCCAAGACTGTCGAGGTTGATGGGGCTCGCGTGCACCTGACCGGCAAGGAATACGCGATGCTGGAGCTGCTCAGCTTGCGCAAGGGCACCACGCTGACCAAGGAAATGTTCCTCAACCACCTCTACGGCGGCATGGACGAGCCCGAGCTCAAGATCATCGACGTGTTCATCTGCAAACTGCGCAAGAAGCTCAGCCACGCCTGCGGCGGCGAGAACTACATCGAGACCGTGTGGGGCCGCGGCTACGTGCTGCGCGATCCGCACGAGGAGGCCGAAGCGGCCTGA